AgttaagattttaattaattgattgatcTTCTTTTTCAGCCACAAATTGATTGCCAAAGTAGGTCAAAGGAATCAAGGCAATGCATACGACGGTTCAGTAAAAACGttccttggggaagggagggtttttCAGCTGCTGCATCTCCTCCCTCTGACTGGCCCCATCAGTGTCAGCAGTCGGAAATTGATTTGAGCACTTTTTGGCTATTAGTGTGTGCTTAAATTGAGTTAAGCCTTCATGAGGTGTATTTTTACCTTGTAAGCTCTCTTGTCTCAAGAAAGAATATAAATAGAATTATGTACCCAAAGGTTaagaaaaaatcaacatccaaggccaaaggttacaCAGAAATAGGCTTTGAGACATCTTTATGACTATGATATGgtgacaattttatttatggtAGGTAAGACAGGTGAACTGTAGTTTCTATTTTTATTCTTGTATTTATTTTGGATCACTTTGTAATAATCCTACTGTTTTTCAGGCTGTAATATAAcatctcatttaagagggaaacacacacagGGATTAGTTGCCCATTTGTATGAAAGCCTAAAACAGATGAGGAAGTCTTGCAGGTGTATATATATTAATTGTAATCCTGCAGTAAGTGTGGAGCCTTAATTGGTTTAAAAATTGTATATATAATTGATGTATACAGGATAAGTGTTTAACTAATATTTTTAtatctttttgtttttattttctttcagaaCACAACGTACCTACaatcataaagatttttagaaagtcatgTACATTTTTAGTCTGGGACTCTGATTGTTTTGACCAgtgaagaaggccatttggccgaaacgcatgaagcagatcaattgctgtgataagtggctatgtttctagatcttgtatttcactaaaaaaatACTTTATCTTACTTAACTAGCCACCTCAAGCACAACTTTGAATTTTGAATTCAACTTTGAAATttcaaaaaaaatcctttttattgTACAAGCTTcaataatactaataaaaaagtgaaaaactcaaaaaactcACTAGTATATATGAAAAGTAGATTACAAGAATAAATCTAACAGATAACACAGATCTGGAATACaataaaaattacaatgaaaaaatACAGCAAAGTTACATATCCTTCAATGTGTCACGCCAGGGATAATTCTCAGACAGGCAGGATGCAAGCCTGACCAAGAATATCCAACCTCTCACAATCTCAAGCCCCTTTATATACTTTTTGGCTATGAGAACCAACGAGAATCAGCAAGAAATTGTTATGAAATTCTTGTCAAATTTCCAGACATCTAAATGTATTAAAAGATAAAACATCCTAACTAAcctctttcccaaactttgatcTCATATCAGGCAGACAGATGTCATAGGAATAACACTCAAacatttcctttctcaaaataaattcccTCTCTCACACTTTCAAGGCTTGttaaccacaaaagacaaataTTCTTATTTTCATTTTGACTTGAAAGCACAAAACCACAAAGATAGACAAACTTGTTTTTCACTACTTGGTACTTTTCAGTAACCTTGACAAGCTATCCAGGGTCTGACCTTGTTTTGTGGTTTTTGTGGTTTAACATCCTGTCTCTCAACTTGTTTTTCTCAAGTGTCTGTCTCTATTTGCAGGCTCACATTTGAAGGCTTAAATGTTAACTTGGATTTTAGATCAATGCTGTAGGTTGTCAATAATCTATACCTTTTAACCATAAAGATATTGACAACCACAGCACGcatttggtcaaagtctaattctatgattttatgtctatttgtgttgtatgtttacatgaaCATGTTAGTTTggcaggctattgcagggccttatatatattattgattttagcctgtattaaatatatacatacttCGTATTGATATAACCTTTACCTTTGTTCTTggatgttgtttttttcttgacctttgggtacttctgcagtttttagggttaagtttttccCCCTTTATTGTTGATGTGTAATCTAAATAGTCTACATTTGCTTTTGACACTAACAtaaaaatgaatgggcttagactggagtaactctctttaggaatgaatgcactgtaaatcctcTTATGAAGGAATGTCAGAGGAGGTTTTCTGTCTACTTTCTTCTAGTCTGTGCTGCATTTCACCTGTTTTGGCTGCAAAAGTTCTTCCTGGTACTGAAGTCACGGTAGGACACGAAGAAGAGGAAGGTGGTAAATGGCCTCACGCTGGAACTGTTGGGACCATTAAAGCAATGGGAGGAAAACACCGTGTTAAAGAAGTAACAATATCCTTTTTTGGTTTGGATGAATTGAGAGATTGAAGAATACTGCTTCCCACACACTCACTAATACATTTTCTGTGCATGCttagtagagttacacccttttaagcccgtgggattcaatggtcttagaagggtgtaactgtgtttatgACGACACTCTTCAAAGTGTGTAAGTTTAGGATGTATGAAACATCCTAGCAACACACTTTTATACAAAATGTATTctttctttttattgaatagaAGAACTTTTTGAAACTTGTACCTGTGATACATTTAGATcagataacagtgcaatcctgtgcaaagtTACATCAgtaacccactgaaatcaatggacttagctTGGAGTAACTttggataggattgcactgtaaatattctTTCGTGAGCTGGTTAATGTTGCTATGAATACTCAAGAAGTATGGAAACATTGCTTCAGGAAACTACATTTTTGCTCAAGAGTATAACATTGTGACTTTGCTctcaagaggttttttttggtttttaaactTGTACTCTGTCCTAAGACTTCAGAATTTTCTGCAGTATTTTACAAATAACAAAATATGATGTTTTGAATACCAGTAAACTCACACTTTAAAATGAATTTCGAAAGAGATGTCTATTTTATCATTTTCCCTATTGCCAACTTGGCAGTAGTAgtaaaataacacaagaaaaaagATATGTTCTGCTTATTCTCAGATGAGTGTATACAATCTGTTCTAATAGGGAAATGCCACAAAGTGGCCTGTGCCCACAAAGTGGCATTTTTCTTTCCTAATTACTTGACATCCTAGTCTCTTTACGCATAGTGGTATTCAGTTATAATGAATACAGCATTAATTTTTCAGTCATTGCATTTTGCACAATTGAATCCACAATGCAAAATATGCAATCTTAAACATATACAAGTAACCACAGAAAAATTATCAGGAATGTCAGCTTGTGGTAAAGTTTCCATATGAAATTTAATTGGCTAAATTCAGCCTGAGTATTGGCCAAATGATTGGTAAGGCATCCTTCTTCAGGCTGTGGATGAGGTATCAAACTGTGAATGTGGGAACGAGAGGCAGAAGCACAAAGTGTCAGAGGGGATTTCTTCCTGGTAACTAGTTGAATGCTTAATAGGCACATAAAATGTAGGAACCACTGGCTGTTATAACCTGAAATTATGCTAAGCTGCTGTTGGAAATGTCTATTGGTGTTTTCCTGAACTGTCCTCCACGATGCCCATGTGGATCCAAACAACAAGGTGGTAACTACTCCAGCCTATATGTGTGAAACAGAAGTGCATCACATCTTTGATGGTATTGGGACTATGGTAAAACATGTGTTGAAGCTGACAGGCAAATGAAATAGATGTCCATGCTAGCAACATATTAGTTTGCAGACTTGGCAACACTGATTTGGTAATAGGATTTACTTCTGTGTAAACATGTTTAGAGTTGCATTGGACTGACATGTTTAATTGCAGGACACTGGAACTGTTTAGGCCTGTGGAATAATTACCCTCTGCTTTTTTCGATAGCATTCAGGCCGTACAGCTGACAACTTGGCTGCTTCCTCACCTAAAACTATTTGCTGCATAGTGAAGCATAATAGACAAAACTTACACTTGACAAAGTGAATATAATCAATAAGAAAATTCATTACTTATCATGGTCCAAGCAGTTAAAATATTACTGTAGAGAAGTGAGCTGGAGTAAATTACTCATCTAAAAATTGTGTATGTGGATTGCCATCATGGTGAAATCTCCAGCGAAGCTGGTAATCGAGAATTGCAGGGTTGGGGTTTCCTCACTTGGTGCTATTTCTGGACAGGTACAGTAAAACTTCTGGGTCTTGTCAGAGCCTAAATAATGAGACTATTTCCAGACACTGGAAGATTATTTGAATTAGCATTGTAGTCCTCAGATTACTGGCATAATTGTATCTGGCTTGATTTTGTGAAATAAAAAAGACTTTGAATAAAGAAGATGGTGATTTGTTctaaatacacacaaaaaaaaaattgtggaaaTAGTTATGTCTGCATACAGCCCATCTTCACCAAGCCTGGGAGGTCTTTGGACTTGGGAGCGCTCCTTCCTGCCTTTAGCCCACTTATTTATACTTCCTGGTTTGGAACAAACTGTTGTTGCATCCAAATTGTGGCAAATGATAGTTTGCAGTGTGTTCTGAAGCAAGAGGTCTTCAGTATCCATAGTGCCACCACAATGCCCTGGTTGTAGCTGTGCAGTATGCAGCAATGGACAGCCATTTGTTCTAAACCAagactccaccccccctcccatcttggCCACataagagaaggagggaggggaagcacaCAAGCTGCAGGCTTGTTCTCATAACCAACCAGCCTTGGGTTGCTCATTATATCTGAATATAGACGTTGTGTACAGTTTGTGTGCTGTGGCACACTCCACTCCTTTCCATAGCCAGCAGATGCCAAAAACAatgaaaattacttttaaaaatagtGGCCAGTAGAGGgcactgtttctattatttttaatCTTCAATTGTGTAGTTTTCCAGCTGATATTAgcaagaactttttttaaaaaaataataatgcatttGTCTTATTGAATGGACTGGAATCTTTATATACTTGCTGTCTTGTTCCCTCAAGCTTGACAACTATGAAAAGTCATTAGTTTGTTGACCCTAGTATAATTAATAGACTGATTGCAAATATGGCCACATGTTCAGTAAGCACCGCAGCATGCAGCTTTCTGTGGCAGAGCATAATGCTTACTCTTGAGTACACTGGCAGTGGAATCTTACTCCCTCCTTTGTGGGGTGAGGCCAGGGAAACAGgacccttctttccttccagtgCTCTACTGCGATGGAGACATATATTCGGCGGCAGCTGCTAGGCCTCAGGAAGGAGTCAGAACACAGCAGACCGGATAAGAGAGGgcggagggaggagagagagactgggtGAATAAGTGAGCAGTGGCATGGAGTGATTTTGATAAGGAGTGGTTGTGTGATTGGTCATGAGCAGCTGGTGGGGAGAGTGGCAGTCtgggtgtgtggttttttttttgggggggggggagttcttccaGCATCAAGGGCCACAAAGCCCACATAGGGCTCCTTATGTAGTGGCTGGAGGGCCAGGAACATGGGCTGCTgcgtgacctccaaaatgtcctgtcgttaacagccttgctcaggtcttgcaacctgaaggctgtggcttcatctcatgttggatcttcctctttccctactgccttcaacttttccaacatgatggtcttttccagtgaatcttgttttctcatgatgtgaccaaatttgatagcttcagtttggtcACTTAGCTTCCAGGGAGAATTCAGACTTGATCTGatatagaacccacttatttgtctttttggcggttcaTGGTATCTGAAAACTCTAAAAATCAAATCAAGAATAGCCATCAGCCTGTTCAGATACAGGCCAACTGTGGAGTTTGCAAGCAGGGCAAGAGGGCAATAGCTGGCCCCTGCTGTTGTACCCAAGTAACTGTTGGGCAGAGGTATGCTGCATGGAACATGGAAAGtccatttagctgtcatggctggTGGCTGTTAATCCTCCATCAATTTGGTCTAATCCCCCTTTTAAGCCATTTGAGCCAGTGTTCACTGTCAAGAAACTGAGTCCTTTAAtgcaatttcttttttcttttttttttgaatttatttttatattattccaTAATAATCCAACATATAAACAACTAAATAGTATTctttaacaattaaaaataatcaagtGTTTATTGATAACAATTTTGTGATACAAACTCTTAGCCTTACCCCCGTCCTCCTCCATCTATTTATAAATTGTATACTCTTCTGCCCAACAATACTAATCTCATTATTACTTTATATTTCAGTTAGTCATCTCTCAAATTCCGTTAAAATTACTAAGAAATATAAGATTACATAAAAAGATTAGATCAATGTATAACCTTTGAAtctccccatttgaaattcattttcacaataatttctccaagcctcccattcccccaagtACTGCGCATTTTCTTTCTGATTAATCAAAGCTGTTAGTTTCGCTGTTTCTGTCAGTTCCAGCATTTTTAATACCCAGTCATTTTTATTTGGTACTTCCGCTCCCTTAATGCAATTTCTTgttctcaagaagaagaagagttggtttttatatgccgactttctctgccacttaagggagaatcaaaccggcttacaatcaccttcccttcccctccccacaacagacaccctgtgaggtaggtgaggctgagagagtgtgacttgcccaaggtcacccagctggcttcgtgtgtaggagtggggaaacaaatccagttcaccggattagcctccgccgctcatgtggaggagtggggaatcaaacccagttctccagatcagactccaccgctccaaaccactgctcttaaccactacaccacgctggctctgaaccaaagattggttcaggct
This sequence is a window from Euleptes europaea isolate rEulEur1 chromosome 12, rEulEur1.hap1, whole genome shotgun sequence. Protein-coding genes within it:
- the GATD3 gene encoding glutamine amidotransferase-like class 1 domain-containing protein 3, mitochondrial encodes the protein MYAPNIPQMHVIDHCRGQPAKGETRNVLIESARIARGKVTDLNKLTAKDHDAVIFPGGFGAAKNLSTFAVDGKDCKVNGEVERVLKDFYKAGKPIGLCCISPVLAAKVLPGTEVTVGHEEEEGGKWPHAGTVGTIKAMGGKHRVKEVTDAHVDPNNKVVTTPAYMCETEVHHIFDGIGTMVKHVLKLTGK